One Bythopirellula goksoeyrii genomic window, TACATCGAACTGATACTCGAATCCTGGAATCAACAAGAAGAGGCAACTGGTGATCGGCACAATTTGATTCGAGGGCAGGCCCTTTGTCTGAAGTGTCAACTCGATGCGGAAGATGGTCGATGGCCAGAGATCAGAAAACTACTGAACAGCCACGATTGGAAGTCTGAAACAGGACCAATATCCTCAAGATTGTCTTACTGGGAAGCAGAGTCTGATTTTCGTCTGGGTGAATACATTGCAGCACGTAAAAAGTATGAAAACATCCAATTGCTAACAGTAGGACTGGCAGAGCCTTGGATACCGATGGTTCCACTGAGGCTGGCTCAGCTGGCATCAAGACAGCAACAATGGAAACAAGTTTTGGAGCTAGTGAAAGACATCGATGTCTCATATCCCGAGTTTGAACTGGCTTACGAGGCGGATTATCTCCGTGGCCGTGCTCTAGCAGGGCTCGGGCAAATGTCCAAAGCCAGAGGAGCATACCAAGAAGTATTACAAAATGAATTGACAAGCGGCCTAGAGACGGCTGCCATGGCTCAGTGGATGATCGGTGAAACCTATTTCCACCAGTGCGACTACGAAAACGCCCATGATGCCTATAAGCAGGTGATGCTCAAACACAGATTCCCAGAGTGGCAAGCGCGTGCTGCCTTGCAGGCAGGAAAATGCGCTGAACTGAAAGGACGTTGGCAGGAGGCAATCCAGCTCTATAGGCAAGCTTTGGAGAGTTGGCAAGATTCCGAAGTTGCAGATCAATTGTCCGGAAGGCTTGAGTGGTCCCAGCGACAAGCCACCCTCGAGCCATCGACTTTGCTGAATTAATCTGAACCAAGCGTGAGTTCATTAGCGATGAAAACCACAAACTTAAAAGTAAGCAAGATAGCGAACGCAACAGCCTTGGCAGTTGCCATACTTTTTGGTTGCACAGTTTGCCACGCTCAGGAGGCACCCTCCGGAGCAGTGCAAATGGCCGAGCGATCGAAAAGCTTGTGGGATATGGTTTCCGCGGGTGGACCGATGGTCTATCCCATTTTACTCTGTTCATTTGTGCTGCTCTTGGTCGTCTTTGAACGCACCTTAAGTCTCCGTCGGCGTCGAGTCGTGCCTCGCCTGTTTGTCGAGCGATTTCTGTTACAAATCGGTGAAGGAGGGTTGGAGAAATCTGAAGCTCTCGACCGCTGTGATTCCAACGAGAGTTCCATCGCCAGAGTCTTCACTGCTGCAGTGCGCAAATGGGGCAAACCGGCAGTTGAAGTCGAGCAAGCAGTACTTGACGAGGGAGAACGTGTTGCGAATGAATTGCATCGCTATTTGCGAGTCATCAACGGAGTATCGACCGTTTGCCCGCTTTTGGGACTACTAGGTACGGTATCAGGGATGATGCAGTCGTTCGACGTCATTGCCAACAGTTCGGCTATGGGCCGCACCGAATTACTCGCAGGGGGCATCGGCAGCGCATTGCTCTCAACCGCTGCTGGCCTATCGGTCGCAATTCCAGCCTTGATTTTTTATCTCTATTTCGTCGGTCGCGTCGATACGCTTGTCATGGAAGTCGATCGACGCGGACAAGAGATCGTTCACTTGATCTCGGCCGAGGGACTCGAAGATCGCCGTAATCGTCCTCGTGGCAACTCGAAACAAAAGAAGGCAGCATAGAGCATCGTTTGAAATAAACTATCTCTATGAACGCCCCGGGATGCCATCCCGGGGCGTTCATAGGTTAAATCAAGGTGAGCAACCGTGCCCCTCAAGACACAGCAAGCTGAAGTTCCCCAATTGAATCTCACGCCGATGATCGACGTAGTGTTCTTGCTGATAATCTTTTTCATGGTGGCAACCAAGTTTGCTGAAGTAGAACGTGACATCGATATCGAGCTCCCAGAAGTTGCTGCCGCTGCTCCCCTCACCGCGGCTCCCAAGCAACGAGTTGTGAGCGTTCAAGCCGACGGCCAGCTCTTATTGGATAGCGAAGAAACGACTCTCACACGCTTAACCGATTCTCTCAAAGTAGCGCAACAGGAGTACCCCCAGCTCAGCGTGGTGATCCGCGGAGATGCCTCGTGTGCGTTTCAGCACGTCGCCGCCGCCTTGGCGGCATGCAAAGACGCAAATATTTCGGAGTTGGGCATCACAGTCAAACTCGCTCAGGCAGTAGCAATCACAACTCGCTAGTCGGTCTTTCAAGCGCGGCGAAGAATCTATGCAATACCCCGACCTACCACCGCTCGCCTATTGGGGACTCACTTCCTCGACCTGGGTGGCGATGTGGGGAGTGTTGGGAACGATCACAATATTGCTCATTGTGCTATTGAGCACTCGATGGGCAAATAAGCGAACTTGGCAAAAATGTGCGATCCTTTCGCTTTGGGTCCACGTGATCTTTGCTTTCTTGTCTGTTACCGTGCGAATCATTACGGGGGCCCCTGAAACGGGTGTCGATGTGCCCATTCGAGTTGCTGTATTGCCTGCCGAGGCACCTATTGTCGAATCGAAGCCAGAGGAAGAAATTCAACCGGATTGGGAACACTTGGCTGCCCCGCCACTTGTAGCACCAGCAGCTGATCCTCTTCCTGATCCCATTGAGGAGACAAACTCCTCAACGCCAGACTCTGTAGCTATGGAAAGTCTTGCCAAGGTTACCACGAAAAAGGAACCCTCCCCCCCTGCCCCACTCCTGAAAGCCCCCGCTCTTCTGCCGGCACCAGCCATCTCGCCGGCAAGCGACCTTGCAAAAACCGAACCCGCGAGCAAAGACGAAGACCCATCACCAGCCGAGTCCGCTCCGGAAACGAGCGAAACATCACAAAAACCTCCAGTGGAATCCATTGCGAGCGAATCTGAGATGGAACACCTCGACGAGACTTCAGACGTTGTCCCCGTGACCACGCCAACCACTCCTAATCAGCCTGCAGTTCCTGAGAAATATGCCGACCGCTTTGCCATGGATCTAACTAAATTGGCTTCTCAACGTGGTGGCAGCGAACAGACCGAGAAGGCAGTGCGGGCAGCGCTTGGCTGGCTGGCAGAAGCGCAATCAGATCACGGCGGTTGGGACGCCTCGCGGTTTGGCTCCGGGCAGGAACGTATAGTACTCGGCCACAACCGAGGTGGTGCTGGTGCCAGTGCCGACACAGGAATCACTGGACTCGCTCTGTTGGCATTTCTGGGCAATGGCCATTCCCACCAACATGGCTCCTATCGAATTGAAGTCGCTCGCGGCTTGGAGTATTTGCGCCAACGACAGCGTGCTGATGGCTCACTCTACGGTGAAGCCCAACTCTTTGCTCGAACCTACTGCCATTCGATGGCAACACTAGCGGTTTGCGAAGCCTTTGCCATGACTCACGATTCTCGACTTGAGCCTCTGGCTCGGTCAGCAACTGCTTACTCGCTCGCCATGCAACATCCGACCGATGGAGGTTGGCGCTATCGTCGCGGTGATACAGGAGACACTAGCCAACTCGGATGGCAACTCATGGCACTCAAGAGTGCTGAATTGGCAGGCATCGAAGTACCGAATGTCACTTGGACACGCATTGAAAGATTCTTGCGGCGGGTAAGACGTGGAAATGCAGGTGGCCTAGCGTCCTACCGCCCCGATAGCCCTGCCAGCCGCACGATGACCGCCGAGGCGTGGTTCTGCCACCAACTGCTGCAAGCCGACCGCAACTCAGCGCTCAACCCAGATTCCATCCACGAAGCAATGGAATCGCTCTCGACAGAGCTACCCTCCCCGAGCAATCGTAACCTCTATTACTGGTACTATGCCACGCTAGCTTTGCAACAGAATCAAGACCATTCTCCCTCTTCCGCAAAGTGTTGGGAGTCGTGGAATCATGCATTGACCACAGCGTTGTTGACCACTCAGGAAAACGACGGTAGCTGGAATGCCGACACGGTGTGGGGAGGGTACGGC contains:
- a CDS encoding prenyltransferase/squalene oxidase repeat-containing protein gives rise to the protein MQYPDLPPLAYWGLTSSTWVAMWGVLGTITILLIVLLSTRWANKRTWQKCAILSLWVHVIFAFLSVTVRIITGAPETGVDVPIRVAVLPAEAPIVESKPEEEIQPDWEHLAAPPLVAPAADPLPDPIEETNSSTPDSVAMESLAKVTTKKEPSPPAPLLKAPALLPAPAISPASDLAKTEPASKDEDPSPAESAPETSETSQKPPVESIASESEMEHLDETSDVVPVTTPTTPNQPAVPEKYADRFAMDLTKLASQRGGSEQTEKAVRAALGWLAEAQSDHGGWDASRFGSGQERIVLGHNRGGAGASADTGITGLALLAFLGNGHSHQHGSYRIEVARGLEYLRQRQRADGSLYGEAQLFARTYCHSMATLAVCEAFAMTHDSRLEPLARSATAYSLAMQHPTDGGWRYRRGDTGDTSQLGWQLMALKSAELAGIEVPNVTWTRIERFLRRVRRGNAGGLASYRPDSPASRTMTAEAWFCHQLLQADRNSALNPDSIHEAMESLSTELPSPSNRNLYYWYYATLALQQNQDHSPSSAKCWESWNHALTTALLTTQENDGSWNADTVWGGYGGRVYTTALSALCLEVYYRYKPTVETGEIAGREGWQSLQR
- a CDS encoding MotA/TolQ/ExbB proton channel family protein; this translates as MAERSKSLWDMVSAGGPMVYPILLCSFVLLLVVFERTLSLRRRRVVPRLFVERFLLQIGEGGLEKSEALDRCDSNESSIARVFTAAVRKWGKPAVEVEQAVLDEGERVANELHRYLRVINGVSTVCPLLGLLGTVSGMMQSFDVIANSSAMGRTELLAGGIGSALLSTAAGLSVAIPALIFYLYFVGRVDTLVMEVDRRGQEIVHLISAEGLEDRRNRPRGNSKQKKAA
- a CDS encoding ExbD/TolR family protein, producing MPLKTQQAEVPQLNLTPMIDVVFLLIIFFMVATKFAEVERDIDIELPEVAAAAPLTAAPKQRVVSVQADGQLLLDSEETTLTRLTDSLKVAQQEYPQLSVVIRGDASCAFQHVAAALAACKDANISELGITVKLAQAVAITTR